In Phaeobacter piscinae, one genomic interval encodes:
- a CDS encoding alpha/beta fold hydrolase, giving the protein MQLAYDDPDQTGMEGRPPLLCLAGLTRDGQDFRYLRPHIRGHRVITLDARGRGRSQYAEDIHSYSVPREAQDVIELLDHLNIDRVTLLGTSRGGLVAMALAALHKHRLAGVILNDVGPEIPADGIARIMAYVGHRPVAKTHEQAASVLAAHMAPAFPDVPMARWREEVEVFYTQTQDGLALRYDARLRDALLAQAAAGPPPNLWPLFQSLRGVPSGVIRGGNSDILSADTYQKMQRHLPELLAVEVPDRGHVPFLDEPESLALIHRILEIVQ; this is encoded by the coding sequence ATGCAGCTCGCCTATGACGATCCCGACCAAACAGGCATGGAGGGCCGCCCCCCCTTGCTGTGTCTGGCCGGTCTGACCCGCGACGGGCAGGATTTTCGATATCTTCGGCCGCACATCCGTGGGCATCGCGTGATCACGCTGGATGCACGCGGCAGAGGCAGGTCGCAATACGCCGAGGACATTCACAGCTATTCAGTCCCACGTGAGGCACAGGATGTGATTGAGCTGCTGGATCATCTAAATATTGATCGCGTCACACTTCTTGGCACCTCTCGCGGTGGACTGGTTGCTATGGCGCTGGCCGCCTTGCACAAACACAGGCTGGCTGGCGTGATCCTGAACGACGTAGGGCCAGAAATCCCAGCGGATGGCATCGCGCGGATCATGGCCTATGTCGGGCATCGCCCAGTGGCCAAAACTCATGAACAGGCCGCCTCGGTGCTGGCGGCACATATGGCCCCAGCATTTCCCGATGTGCCAATGGCGCGTTGGCGCGAGGAGGTGGAGGTTTTCTACACCCAGACACAGGACGGTTTGGCCCTACGCTACGACGCGCGGTTGCGCGACGCCTTACTGGCACAGGCAGCCGCCGGGCCGCCGCCGAATCTGTGGCCGCTGTTCCAATCCCTCAGGGGGGTGCCATCGGGCGTCATCCGTGGGGGCAATTCGGATATTCTCAGCGCCGATACCTACCAAAAAATGCAGCGCCACCTACCGGAGCTGCTCGCCGTGGAGGTCCCGGACCGGGGTCATGTCCCCTTCCTTGATGAGCCCGAGTCGCTGGCGCTTATCCATCGCATTCTGGAGATTGTTCAATGA
- a CDS encoding threonine ammonia-lyase encodes MTSFAAITAAADRLSGHARETPLLSSPFLDDIAGRRVLVKAECLQHTGSFKFRGGWAALSALSDDQRHRGVLTYSSGNHAQGVAAAAAAHATPVVILMPQDAPAIKIANTRALGAEVVLFDRAKDNRDAIGAELAEVRGLTLIKPYDDAEVIAGQGTVGLEIARQAADLGVSEADVLVCCGGGGLTAGVALALEQTAPKMTVSPCEPERFDDVARSLAAGEICRNEASAGSLCDAILTPAPGDITFPILSRLCSSGIVVSEEDAMRAMALAFSRLKIVLEPGGAVSLAAALFHGDQLSGPATIAIATGGNVDAALFAEALHRFG; translated from the coding sequence ATGACATCCTTTGCCGCGATTACCGCAGCTGCCGACCGCCTGAGTGGTCACGCACGGGAGACGCCGTTGCTATCTTCGCCGTTTCTGGATGACATTGCCGGACGCCGTGTCCTGGTCAAGGCCGAGTGCCTGCAACACACTGGTTCGTTCAAGTTTCGCGGCGGCTGGGCTGCCCTTTCTGCACTGTCCGACGACCAGCGACACCGTGGCGTACTGACCTATTCCAGTGGCAATCATGCACAGGGAGTGGCCGCTGCGGCTGCCGCACATGCGACGCCCGTCGTGATCCTGATGCCGCAGGATGCGCCAGCCATCAAGATTGCCAATACACGCGCGCTCGGCGCGGAGGTGGTTTTGTTCGACCGGGCCAAAGACAACCGTGATGCCATCGGAGCAGAACTGGCAGAGGTGCGCGGCCTTACCCTGATCAAACCCTACGACGACGCAGAGGTTATCGCCGGACAAGGCACTGTTGGCCTTGAGATTGCCCGCCAAGCTGCGGACCTTGGCGTGAGCGAAGCGGATGTTCTGGTGTGCTGCGGTGGTGGTGGTTTGACCGCCGGCGTCGCGCTTGCTCTGGAACAGACCGCGCCAAAGATGACAGTCAGCCCTTGTGAACCTGAGCGTTTTGATGATGTCGCCCGATCACTGGCTGCAGGTGAAATCTGCCGGAACGAGGCCTCTGCGGGGTCACTTTGTGATGCAATCCTGACGCCTGCACCGGGCGACATCACCTTCCCCATTCTGTCGCGTCTCTGCAGCTCCGGCATCGTGGTGAGCGAAGAGGACGCGATGCGCGCCATGGCGCTGGCCTTTTCACGGCTGAAGATCGTGTTGGAACCCGGCGGCGCTGTGTCTCTCGCAGCCGCCCTGTTCCATGGTGACCAATTGAGCGGCCCTGCCACAATCGCTATCGCAACAGGCGGCAACGTCGACGCAGCCCTTTTTGCCGAGGCGTTGCATCGGTTCGGCTGA
- a CDS encoding endonuclease/exonuclease/phosphatase family protein, which yields MTEFTIASFNVKNLIGPDQEYYKFQSYTPEEYAWKSDWMADQLLTLDADIVGFQEIFEEAPLREIIAETDRRGQEANAASLPDRSKRYHRKAIFRKLAYTPYTEAELAFAPNINDSETPGKRRPGLAILSRYGFAEPVEIIQDLPQPLDIPMACLGGEEDAGYYTLRRLSRPIMKARIPVAGQIVSVFNCHLKSKLGEFITPQGAPYPPETVLTAYDAGGRALGALRAALRRMAEAWVLRRMVLDELEQNRPVMVLGDFNDGENAVSSEIISGETPFRNYSWMLRHDARHTGDRYSAEEDRHIRETIDRFRLRSAEKQFLRKSLRDVVYTTAFGGVHESIDQIYMSRHFDPDWAGHIGEMEYFSVFNDHLTDGSHPEAPYNKLASDHGQIMAHMRLKSAG from the coding sequence ATGACCGAATTCACCATTGCATCCTTCAACGTGAAAAACCTGATAGGTCCGGATCAGGAATACTATAAATTTCAAAGCTACACGCCGGAGGAATACGCGTGGAAGTCCGATTGGATGGCTGATCAGCTGCTGACCCTGGATGCCGATATTGTCGGGTTTCAGGAGATCTTCGAGGAAGCGCCGCTGCGTGAGATCATCGCTGAGACCGACCGGCGCGGGCAGGAGGCAAATGCCGCCAGCCTGCCGGACCGATCCAAACGCTATCATCGCAAGGCAATTTTCCGCAAACTGGCCTATACGCCCTACACTGAGGCTGAGCTGGCCTTTGCGCCCAACATAAACGACAGCGAAACACCAGGGAAACGGCGCCCGGGCCTTGCTATCCTGTCGCGATATGGCTTCGCTGAGCCGGTCGAGATCATTCAGGATCTGCCGCAACCCCTGGATATTCCGATGGCCTGTCTTGGTGGCGAAGAGGACGCGGGCTATTACACGCTGAGACGGCTGTCGCGCCCGATCATGAAGGCCCGGATCCCTGTCGCCGGGCAGATTGTCAGCGTTTTCAACTGTCATCTGAAATCCAAACTGGGTGAGTTCATCACCCCGCAAGGCGCACCCTACCCGCCCGAGACCGTGCTCACGGCCTATGATGCGGGAGGTCGCGCCTTGGGCGCGCTGCGTGCTGCGCTGCGCCGTATGGCTGAGGCCTGGGTGCTGCGGCGGATGGTCTTGGACGAATTGGAACAGAACCGTCCGGTCATGGTATTGGGAGATTTCAATGACGGGGAAAACGCCGTCAGCTCCGAAATCATCAGCGGCGAGACGCCGTTTAGGAATTATTCCTGGATGCTGCGCCATGACGCCCGGCACACCGGCGACCGTTACAGTGCAGAGGAGGATCGGCACATCCGTGAAACCATTGACAGGTTTCGATTGCGGTCAGCAGAAAAGCAATTCCTCAGAAAGTCGCTCCGCGATGTGGTCTACACCACGGCCTTTGGCGGCGTTCATGAAAGCATCGATCAGATCTACATGTCTCGCCATTTTGATCCGGACTGGGCAGGCCACATAGGAGAGATGGAATATTTCAGCGTCTTCAATGACCATCTGACTGATGGCAGCCATCCCGAAGCTCCCTACAACAAACTCGCCTCTGATCACGGGCAGATCATGGCTCATATGCGGCTCAAATCTGCGGGTTAG
- a CDS encoding mandelate racemase/muconate lactonizing enzyme family protein — translation MKLQDLDIIVTAPPAPGWGGRYWILVKVTTDTGITGWGECYAASVGPDAMTHVIRDVFERHMQGMNPENIEWMFRRAYSSGFTQRPDLSVMGAFSGLEIACWDILGKDRDRPVHALIGGRMNDRLRAYTYLYPLPHHDIDAFWNTPELAAESAIAAVEKGYTAVKFDPAGPYTMRGGHMPAQSDITQSVAFCRAIRKAVGDRADLLFGTHGQFTPAGAIRLGQALEPYEPLWFEEPTPPDLVADMARVADRVRIPVATGERLTTKAEFAAIIRAGAAEILQPALGRSGGIWETKKIAAIAEVFGAQMAPHLYAGPVEWAANIQLAASIPNLLMIETIETPFHAALIKQGITVEDGFVIPSDAPGLGIEVDEDLARAHPFNGDDLHLNMQDAPCNYAEGNSFVGGAPPIEK, via the coding sequence ATGAAACTGCAAGATCTGGACATCATTGTCACCGCTCCCCCCGCTCCTGGCTGGGGAGGGCGCTATTGGATTCTGGTCAAGGTGACCACCGACACCGGTATTACTGGCTGGGGTGAATGTTACGCCGCCTCCGTTGGCCCTGACGCAATGACGCATGTGATCCGCGATGTCTTTGAGCGGCACATGCAGGGCATGAACCCCGAAAATATCGAATGGATGTTTCGGCGGGCCTATTCATCGGGTTTCACGCAGCGCCCCGACCTGAGCGTCATGGGCGCCTTTTCTGGCCTTGAGATCGCCTGCTGGGATATCCTCGGCAAGGATCGTGACCGGCCAGTTCACGCTTTGATTGGCGGGCGAATGAACGACCGGCTGCGTGCCTATACCTATCTTTATCCACTGCCCCATCACGATATTGATGCGTTCTGGAACACGCCCGAACTGGCGGCCGAATCCGCAATCGCAGCCGTGGAAAAAGGTTACACTGCGGTCAAATTCGACCCCGCCGGTCCCTATACGATGCGGGGGGGGCATATGCCGGCCCAATCTGACATCACCCAATCCGTCGCCTTTTGCCGCGCGATCCGCAAAGCTGTCGGCGACAGGGCGGATCTATTGTTCGGCACACATGGCCAATTTACGCCGGCAGGGGCTATTCGGCTCGGTCAAGCATTGGAACCTTACGAACCCCTGTGGTTTGAGGAGCCCACGCCTCCCGATTTGGTCGCAGATATGGCTCGGGTTGCAGATCGGGTGCGCATCCCGGTCGCGACAGGGGAACGGCTAACAACGAAAGCGGAGTTCGCCGCCATCATACGGGCAGGTGCGGCAGAAATCCTGCAACCGGCCTTGGGGCGATCCGGCGGTATCTGGGAGACCAAGAAAATTGCGGCCATCGCCGAAGTCTTCGGCGCACAGATGGCGCCTCATCTCTACGCCGGTCCTGTCGAGTGGGCGGCCAATATCCAGCTTGCAGCCTCAATCCCCAACCTCTTGATGATCGAAACAATCGAGACACCGTTTCATGCGGCGCTGATTAAACAGGGGATCACTGTGGAGGACGGTTTCGTGATCCCGTCAGACGCGCCAGGTCTTGGCATCGAGGTCGACGAAGATCTAGCCCGCGCCCATCCCTTTAACGGGGATGATCTGCACCTCAACATGCAGGATGCCCCATGCAACTATGCCGAGGGCAACAGTTTTGTAGGTGGTGCCCCTCCTATCGAAAAATAA
- a CDS encoding NAD(P)H-dependent flavin oxidoreductase translates to MSGISTSAALMDRLGISVPILQSPMAGVSTPEMAAAVSNAGGLGALGIGAARVEQAEKMLVQTAALTERPFNVNVFCHQPATADPVREAAWLQYLSPVFQGFGATPPQGLREIYTSFCVDRDMQDMLIAQRPAVVSFHFGLPSQDVIAALKTAGVVVLATATSLTEARSLERAGIDAIVAQGWEAGGHRGIFDPTGEDERLQTLPLVRELAAAQTLPVIAAGGMMTGADIADALSAGAAAAQLGTAFIACPESSADAGYRAALLADDPETEMTAVISGRPARCLGNRFTDWGRQNRDVEIPDYPIAYDAGKALNAAAKNRDEVGYGAQWAGQGAAQSRAMPTAELVATLARELTVAQQGSRTPE, encoded by the coding sequence ATGAGCGGGATTTCCACGTCAGCAGCATTGATGGATCGCTTGGGGATATCCGTGCCGATCCTGCAATCTCCAATGGCGGGTGTCAGTACGCCCGAAATGGCGGCGGCCGTCAGCAATGCGGGCGGGCTCGGTGCTCTGGGCATCGGCGCGGCACGTGTCGAACAGGCCGAGAAAATGCTTGTTCAGACAGCGGCACTGACCGAGCGGCCCTTCAATGTCAACGTGTTCTGCCATCAACCTGCGACCGCCGACCCTGTGCGAGAGGCAGCTTGGCTTCAATATCTATCACCGGTGTTCCAAGGCTTCGGCGCGACGCCACCGCAGGGTTTGCGCGAAATATACACCAGTTTTTGCGTAGATCGCGACATGCAGGACATGTTGATCGCGCAGCGCCCGGCGGTTGTTAGCTTTCACTTTGGCCTGCCTTCGCAGGATGTCATCGCGGCATTGAAAACCGCAGGTGTCGTAGTGCTCGCCACCGCAACCTCGCTGACTGAGGCCCGTAGCCTGGAGCGCGCTGGCATTGATGCCATTGTTGCGCAGGGGTGGGAGGCGGGCGGCCACCGGGGCATTTTTGATCCCACCGGTGAGGATGAGCGGCTGCAGACCTTACCGCTGGTCCGCGAATTGGCGGCGGCACAGACGCTGCCGGTGATCGCCGCGGGCGGGATGATGACCGGGGCGGATATCGCTGATGCTCTGTCTGCAGGCGCTGCAGCGGCGCAGCTTGGCACCGCCTTCATTGCCTGCCCGGAGAGCAGTGCCGACGCAGGATATCGGGCAGCCTTGTTGGCCGACGATCCCGAAACGGAAATGACCGCGGTGATCTCAGGTCGTCCGGCACGCTGCCTGGGCAATCGATTTACCGATTGGGGGCGCCAGAACCGTGATGTTGAGATCCCGGATTACCCTATCGCTTATGATGCCGGGAAGGCGCTGAACGCGGCGGCAAAAAATCGTGATGAGGTTGGCTATGGTGCGCAATGGGCAGGGCAGGGTGCCGCCCAATCGCGGGCGATGCCAACGGCCGAGCTGGTCGCCACGCTTGCACGGGAATTGACAGTAGCGCAGCAGGGGAGCCGTACGCCGGAATAA
- a CDS encoding haloacid dehalogenase type II yields the protein MAITTCIFDAYGTLFDVTAAARQAAQEPEFPHLIDHWAELANHWRLKQLQYTWLRAITNAYTDFWQVTQDGLDWAMDATGLSGDPQLRKRLLDLYWQLQAYEEVPQMLRALKTAGLQTAILSNGSPKMLEGAVNSAGVSGLLDDVLSVEAVGVFKPDAQVYDLVEARFNCQRDEVLFVSSNGWDAAGAAGYGFTTAWVNRSGEPMDRLPWTPHHILSDLSSIPTLLGT from the coding sequence ATGGCGATCACAACCTGTATCTTCGATGCCTATGGCACATTGTTCGACGTGACGGCGGCCGCGCGGCAAGCCGCACAGGAGCCGGAGTTTCCGCATCTGATCGACCATTGGGCCGAGCTGGCCAATCACTGGCGACTGAAGCAGCTGCAATACACCTGGCTGCGCGCCATCACCAATGCCTACACGGATTTCTGGCAGGTCACCCAAGATGGTTTGGACTGGGCGATGGACGCCACCGGCCTCAGTGGGGATCCGCAACTCCGCAAACGGTTGCTCGATCTCTATTGGCAGCTTCAGGCCTATGAGGAGGTGCCGCAGATGTTGCGCGCGCTCAAAACGGCTGGGCTACAGACAGCGATCCTGTCCAATGGATCACCTAAGATGCTGGAAGGTGCAGTAAACTCGGCCGGTGTGAGCGGGCTGCTGGACGATGTCTTGTCTGTCGAGGCCGTCGGGGTCTTCAAACCCGATGCACAGGTCTACGACCTCGTCGAGGCACGGTTCAACTGTCAGCGCGACGAGGTATTGTTTGTTTCCTCCAACGGCTGGGACGCCGCCGGCGCGGCGGGGTATGGATTCACCACAGCCTGGGTCAATCGGAGCGGTGAACCGATGGATCGCCTGCCTTGGACACCACATCATATCCTGAGCGACCTGAGCAGTATTCCGACATTGCTTGGGACATAA
- a CDS encoding FKBP-type peptidyl-prolyl cis-trans isomerase has translation MTEVKSGDTVRIHYTGKLTDGSVFDSSEGREPLEFTVGSGQVIEGMDAGLAGMTAGEKKTLNIPADQAYGPSHDEARQTIPREGIPDDIPLEVGTQLQMQAPTGEVLPVTVVEVTEATVTLDANHPLAGKDLIFDIELVSIN, from the coding sequence ATGACCGAGGTAAAAAGCGGCGATACCGTACGCATCCACTACACAGGCAAGCTGACAGACGGCAGCGTCTTTGACAGCTCTGAAGGGCGCGAGCCGCTTGAGTTCACCGTTGGCTCCGGTCAGGTCATTGAAGGTATGGACGCAGGTCTGGCTGGCATGACCGCAGGCGAGAAAAAGACGCTCAACATTCCTGCGGATCAGGCCTATGGCCCCAGCCATGATGAGGCGCGTCAGACCATCCCGCGCGAAGGCATTCCCGATGACATCCCGCTTGAGGTCGGCACCCAGCTGCAGATGCAGGCTCCAACCGGGGAAGTTCTGCCGGTAACCGTGGTTGAAGTGACCGAAGCGACCGTGACCCTTGACGCCAACCATCCGCTGGCGGGCAAGGATCTGATTTTTGATATCGAATTGGTATCAATCAACTAA
- a CDS encoding Zn-dependent alcohol dehydrogenase, with protein sequence MPTIKAAVCHEFGSPLVIEDVQLAAPRTGEVEVTLDAVAICHSDISFAEGAWGGFLPAVYGHEAAGVISAVGDNVQGFAAGDSVVVTLIRSCGSCPSCAGGAPTLCETPYDAVNGPLKTADGAPLMQAMACGAFAERVVVDQRQIVKIPSEIAKDVAALISCGVITGVGAAVNAAKLRAGEDVVVIGAGGVGLNAIQGARIAGARRIVAVDLSEEKLEIAKEFGATHTVLGRLDAPWKASYKALGGRGADVVLVTVGAIPAYEQATRYLGIGGRMVMIGMPHSGAKASYEPVIMAAIGQGMIGSKMGDVVIQRDIPWMVDLYQQGRLKLDELISGRWSLEDINAAIADTKTGSARRNVILFDQ encoded by the coding sequence ATGCCAACCATCAAAGCCGCCGTCTGCCACGAGTTTGGTAGCCCTCTCGTGATCGAAGATGTCCAGCTCGCCGCGCCTCGCACTGGAGAAGTTGAGGTGACACTGGACGCCGTTGCGATCTGCCATAGCGACATCTCCTTTGCAGAGGGCGCCTGGGGTGGGTTTTTGCCTGCCGTTTATGGCCACGAAGCCGCTGGCGTGATCAGCGCCGTCGGCGACAATGTACAGGGCTTCGCTGCGGGGGACAGCGTTGTCGTCACTCTGATCCGATCATGTGGCAGCTGTCCCAGCTGCGCAGGCGGTGCGCCCACCCTATGCGAAACCCCCTATGATGCAGTCAACGGCCCGCTCAAAACCGCTGACGGTGCGCCGTTGATGCAGGCAATGGCCTGCGGTGCCTTCGCAGAGCGAGTGGTTGTGGATCAACGCCAGATCGTAAAAATCCCAAGCGAAATAGCCAAAGATGTCGCCGCGCTTATCTCCTGCGGCGTCATCACGGGCGTTGGTGCGGCAGTGAACGCCGCAAAGCTGCGCGCGGGCGAGGATGTTGTTGTGATCGGCGCGGGGGGCGTTGGCCTCAATGCGATCCAGGGCGCCCGCATCGCAGGTGCGCGCCGGATCGTTGCCGTCGATCTAAGCGAGGAAAAGCTGGAGATTGCCAAGGAGTTTGGCGCGACCCACACCGTTCTCGGCCGCCTCGATGCGCCATGGAAGGCCTCATACAAGGCTCTTGGTGGCAGAGGGGCTGATGTTGTTCTGGTCACGGTCGGCGCTATCCCGGCCTATGAGCAGGCCACGCGATATCTGGGCATCGGCGGGCGCATGGTGATGATCGGCATGCCGCACTCAGGCGCAAAAGCCAGCTATGAGCCGGTCATCATGGCCGCTATCGGACAAGGCATGATCGGCTCCAAAATGGGTGACGTGGTAATTCAGCGCGATATTCCGTGGATGGTGGACCTCTATCAGCAGGGGCGCCTGAAGTTGGACGAGTTGATTTCCGGGCGTTGGAGCCTTGAAGACATCAATGCAGCAATTGCCGATACAAAAACAGGATCGGCGCGTCGCAACGTCATCCTTTTTGACCAATAG
- the pcaD gene encoding 3-oxoadipate enol-lactonase, with protein sequence MPFAELGDVQLHYQLDGTADGPPLVFANSLGTDLHVWDQVVERLPKELRIVRYDLRGHGGTPATPAPYAMGTLVRDAERLLDQLQVKGCIFVGLSIGGMIAQGLAIKRLDLMRGLVLSNTAAKIGTAASWQQRIEAIKRDGIEAVADNIMERWFAPAFRKSPELSHWRDHLLQQSVEGYIGCCAAIAGTDFYTPTSGLRLPTLGIAGSDDGATPADLVRETVDLIPGSKFELIRRAGHIPCVEQPEAFADRLITFLREQGHI encoded by the coding sequence ATGCCATTCGCTGAACTGGGCGATGTCCAGCTACACTACCAACTGGATGGAACCGCCGACGGACCTCCTTTGGTCTTTGCCAATTCTCTTGGCACTGACCTGCATGTCTGGGATCAGGTGGTAGAACGGCTGCCAAAAGAACTGCGCATTGTCCGCTATGATCTGCGTGGCCATGGCGGGACACCTGCAACGCCTGCCCCCTACGCCATGGGCACCTTGGTCCGCGATGCCGAACGGTTACTGGACCAGTTGCAGGTGAAGGGCTGCATCTTCGTCGGGCTGTCTATCGGCGGCATGATCGCGCAAGGGCTGGCGATCAAGCGGCTGGATCTGATGCGTGGGCTGGTGCTGTCAAACACCGCCGCCAAGATCGGGACTGCCGCTAGCTGGCAACAGCGCATTGAGGCGATCAAGCGTGATGGGATTGAGGCCGTTGCGGACAACATCATGGAGCGATGGTTTGCCCCGGCATTCCGCAAGTCGCCCGAGCTGTCTCATTGGCGCGACCACCTGCTCCAGCAATCGGTCGAGGGCTACATCGGATGCTGCGCGGCGATCGCAGGCACAGATTTTTACACACCGACCAGTGGTTTACGATTGCCGACCTTAGGCATTGCGGGCTCAGACGACGGCGCGACACCGGCGGATCTGGTACGCGAAACCGTCGACCTCATCCCCGGTTCCAAGTTCGAGCTGATCCGCCGCGCCGGTCATATACCTTGTGTCGAACAGCCCGAGGCTTTTGCGGATCGTCTGATCACCTTCCTGAGGGAGCAAGGCCATATCTGA
- a CDS encoding lyase family protein yields MAASLFDSQLYASLFPAGDISRLFSDSAEIRAMLLVEGALAKAQGKLGLIPEESAAAIGRAVMEVALDPGALAQSAGQNGVPVPGLVNALRDEMNAPEHAQYVHWGATSQDIMDSALMLRLRQALAAVETDLLTLLKQLSDMAGTHANLPMAARTYGQLATPTSFGAVVATWGQPLAALLEELPVLRQTCLLVSLSGAAGTASALGSKASELRAEMAAGLSLADPHRSWHTDRSPVLRIADWLTRACTIIGKLGTDCLALRQSGIDELTTSTAGASSTMPQKQNPVAASALIALASQATAQLSALHHAAAHQHQRDGASWFGEWLSLPQIVFCAATAARTAVSMTKGLAPDAKQMLRNLHAADGTIYAEALSFALAEQMRRGEAQAAVKDLCVKAAQQGVPLQEVAAAQFPELDHATLFDATRQLGSAPDEAQRFVKTVAALKGRKEST; encoded by the coding sequence ATGGCCGCTTCTCTCTTCGACAGTCAGCTCTATGCTTCATTGTTTCCTGCGGGAGATATTTCCCGGCTGTTTTCAGACAGCGCAGAAATCCGTGCCATGCTGCTGGTCGAAGGGGCACTGGCCAAGGCGCAGGGCAAGCTCGGCCTGATCCCGGAAGAGAGCGCTGCAGCGATTGGCCGCGCGGTGATGGAGGTCGCTCTGGACCCCGGTGCATTGGCCCAATCGGCCGGACAGAATGGCGTCCCCGTGCCCGGTCTGGTGAATGCATTGAGGGACGAAATGAACGCACCGGAGCACGCCCAATATGTGCATTGGGGGGCAACCTCGCAGGATATTATGGACAGCGCTTTGATGCTGCGATTGCGGCAGGCACTTGCAGCTGTTGAGACTGATCTGCTCACCCTGCTTAAGCAACTTTCCGATATGGCGGGCACCCATGCCAACCTTCCGATGGCTGCACGCACCTATGGTCAGTTGGCCACCCCGACCAGCTTCGGGGCCGTTGTGGCCACGTGGGGGCAGCCTCTGGCTGCACTGCTCGAAGAGCTGCCAGTGCTCCGTCAAACCTGTCTGCTGGTGTCACTGTCCGGTGCTGCTGGAACGGCCAGCGCATTGGGATCCAAGGCCAGCGAGCTGCGCGCCGAAATGGCTGCGGGATTGTCGCTGGCGGATCCGCATCGCAGCTGGCACACGGATCGCAGCCCGGTTCTGCGGATCGCGGACTGGCTCACCCGCGCCTGCACTATAATCGGGAAATTGGGGACCGATTGCCTGGCCCTGCGCCAAAGCGGCATTGACGAGCTGACAACCAGCACGGCAGGTGCGTCCTCAACCATGCCGCAGAAACAGAACCCGGTTGCCGCCTCAGCGCTGATCGCGCTGGCATCGCAGGCGACCGCACAGCTTTCGGCTCTGCATCATGCCGCCGCGCATCAGCACCAACGCGACGGCGCCAGCTGGTTTGGCGAATGGCTGAGCCTTCCACAGATCGTTTTCTGCGCCGCAACAGCCGCCCGGACGGCTGTCTCCATGACCAAAGGGCTGGCGCCAGACGCCAAGCAGATGTTGCGCAACCTCCACGCTGCCGATGGGACAATCTATGCAGAAGCGCTGAGCTTTGCCTTGGCAGAACAGATGCGGCGAGGTGAGGCGCAGGCCGCGGTCAAGGATCTCTGTGTCAAGGCTGCACAGCAGGGCGTACCCCTGCAAGAGGTTGCTGCCGCGCAATTTCCAGAGCTGGATCACGCAACACTCTTTGACGCAACCCGGCAACTTGGGTCAGCCCCGGACGAGGCACAACGATTTGTAAAAACAGTAGCCGCTCTGAAAGGCCGCAAAGAATCGACGTGA
- a CDS encoding fumarylacetoacetate hydrolase family protein yields MKLLRYYSDAGIRPGLKADDGTLRDLGEHIADLTGAELGHDTQAKLASLPLADLPIVQEGPRLAPCVGDVGKFLCIGLNYRDHAEEAGLAIPQHPILFLKANSAISGPNDPVVLPRGAQKTDWEVELGVVIGKTAKYIGIEDALDHVAGYCVVNDVSERSFQMDLSGQWTKGKSCDSFGPIGPWLVTPDEVPDPQQLVLYCDVNGKRMQQGHSSTMIFSVAEIISHLSQLMTLHPGDLIATGTPPGVGMGQKPDPIYLRAGDTLRLGIDGLGEQQQHIVEDS; encoded by the coding sequence ATGAAATTACTGAGATACTATAGTGATGCCGGTATTCGTCCGGGTCTCAAAGCCGACGATGGCACTCTGAGAGACCTAGGCGAGCATATCGCGGATCTCACGGGCGCAGAACTAGGGCATGACACGCAAGCGAAGCTGGCATCGCTTCCGCTGGCAGATTTGCCGATCGTTCAGGAAGGGCCGAGGTTGGCCCCCTGCGTTGGCGACGTTGGCAAATTTCTCTGTATCGGCCTGAACTACCGGGATCATGCTGAGGAGGCGGGACTTGCGATCCCACAGCATCCGATCCTGTTTCTAAAGGCGAATTCAGCCATCAGTGGCCCAAACGATCCAGTGGTTTTACCGCGCGGCGCGCAGAAAACCGACTGGGAGGTAGAGTTGGGCGTGGTGATTGGGAAAACAGCCAAATACATCGGGATTGAAGACGCGCTTGACCATGTGGCGGGCTATTGCGTGGTCAACGATGTCTCGGAGCGATCTTTCCAGATGGATCTGTCCGGGCAATGGACCAAAGGGAAGAGCTGCGACAGTTTCGGCCCGATTGGCCCGTGGCTGGTAACACCCGATGAGGTTCCCGACCCGCAGCAACTTGTGCTTTACTGTGATGTGAACGGCAAGCGCATGCAGCAGGGTCACAGCAGTACGATGATCTTCTCCGTCGCAGAAATCATCTCACATCTCAGCCAGTTGATGACACTGCACCCCGGTGACCTCATTGCAACCGGGACACCGCCGGGGGTGGGGATGGGGCAGAAACCCGACCCGATCTATCTGAGGGCGGGCGATACCCTGCGGCTAGGCATCGATGGGCTGGGTGAACAGCAGCAGCATATCGTCGAAGACAGCTGA